ACGCCTGGCAAAAGACATGGTTTCTTGCTGACTTTGTGAGGGGGTGGCATTAGGAAAGGAAGATTGAAGCATTTCAGAGATGAGTATTTCAGAGAACTGAGGAAGCTGTGAGAggtggcaaagaaaaaaaagtgacagatgACAGGGAATAATACGAAGCCAAAGCAGTGAAGTCTGAGGAACCCAGAAGCAAGCTGCAAACGCATGTAGAGCTTTCCAAAAACCCTGAGGAATTCCCGCTCTTTGGGTTTCCTATGGTAAGTTTCTGGAAGGCCTGAAATAGCTCATTCCTCCTGAAACATCACAGTGCACTGAATTCTGTTCCCTGCCCAGTTTCTTCCCTGCAAATTGAGTGAGATTTAGAGGGCAGAGAAATTAACGTACAAGATAAATACAAAGTAAATGATGCAATTTTAAGACTTACATATGCTGCTCCTTCAACAGCAGACCCAGAGCTGGTTGCAACAAGCACTATTGACGCTAACAGAAAACAGACACCTATGACTGGCATGGCCCAAAAATTCTGCAAATATAAAACCCATGAATGTTATAGAATTGTAGATCTACTACCTGAAAAAGAACAAGTATCATAACAGCAGCTGAGCTAATCTGCCAGTGAATTTATGCTTTGAAACTCTGATGCGAGTGGCAGCTTCACAAAATATATTCTACAGCTATATTCCAAACAATGTTCAACATTATCAACTATTTAAGAGTCTGCATTACATACTCCCCTTGCTGTCTTCAAGTATTTCATTCATTTCACAATCAAATTCAAGCTCAGGTGAACCATGCTAGCATTATTCCCTAGATAAAACATCTAGGAGAGCAGAAACCTATAAGTAAATGTGCTCATTCAAATCTCTTACTACACTCCTTTATCTGAACCTTCACATAAAAACCCTACTGTTTGCTCTGAAGACAAATAGGAAGGGACGCTCATAAGACACTATAATATTCTTACTGACTTTACAAAGCAACTTTGTGTCACTGCTGGATCTTCTGAAATATAAAAGCATAAACTGTAATGAGTATGATTATTACTAAGAAGGAGGTAGGCTACACCCAGTAGGAAAACAGATAGGGTAAACAGGTAGGTTACAAGTATCATGCTGGTAGTAAACTGTGTTCCGTATACGGACATATATGTGATGACTACGCAGTAGTATTAGTCTGCGTGAAAGACTTTCACATAAATGCTACAATCCTGCAGGTAACCAACATGCCAATTTTGCAGAAGTTGTCAATATAAAAGGGACTCTCAAAGTTCACCCATTTTTTAACTATAAGCTACTTCAATCTACCCtttaaatagagaagaaaaggagattcATTCTGCATAGCCTTTTTACTCCACAGTAATCTTTAAGCACTTACAAAAaagggtttgatttttaaaaaaaattccttaccATTCTCTGTACTTTATCTTCCCCAAATGTTTCATATACATCAGTGCAATACACAAAGAGGATCAGGAGGCTCAAAAGAAAGGCACTGCAGCTTACAAATTCAAAGACATAAAGTCCACCACACTCGATACAATCCTCCACAATTTCTTCACAAATAACAGCCAGAAGAGAGAGAATCTGCAAACAAATAACATGCTTGAGTTGGAAGAAGTCTCTAGTATCTTCAGCAAATAGAAATCTCTGATATGAACATTAATAAAGACTGCTGTAAAGAAAATCCTCAATCGACAAAGAACCCAGTAAAATTCTGTACTATTTTCTTACAGAGAGAAATAACTATATAGTGACCCAGTTTACACTTGCTGTTAAAGTTGGTCAATAAACTACACTCAGGTAAGATGAGCACACACTGCCAGACACAGGCTTCTTGATTAGACAGCCAAGATTCCTGATTTGTGGTTTTTGCAATTGCCAGTTGGAAGCAGATGAGGCAGGCAAGCGTGGAGAGCACACACCCTGCTCAGAACGAGCGAAAATGCTATTGCTTACTACTTACAACTgcacttaattttaaatgcatttgggTTCAGGGTGGAGAGGAAAATTGGACAGCATTGACACAGTCAGCTACCTCCCTGAACATTTACAGCTGACGTTACCTCCCCTTGATAAAACTTCTGAGAAAGTGCATGTAGCTAATAGGTCACATGCCTATGACCTAGTAATGACAGAATCTCAGCTGTAGTTGTAGGAACCAAAACTTTAAACTATGTTTAAACTATGTTGGACAGTGTTTAATCTATGCAGAAGCTTACGTTCACCTTCCTGCCACAATATGTTTTGAGGAAAGAACACGAGTTAACTCCTGTACAGTCACCACACATCTGCTGCTGGATTTTCTACTATTTTACTGTACAAGAAAAAATACTTGCTGTATTTAAATGTTCTCTCATTTTGGCCACTTCTTGCTAGTTTCCTTCATCCCATAAAGTCGATACAGGACTACTGATCCTTGTAGTAAGGAGTTCACCAAACTAAAACAAACCCATTAGTAGGAATCAGACTTGGTCATAAAATTGAGACTGATATAAGGCCAAtgatcatatttttaattttattgaagtATATGGGCAATAATGAGGTTgacagttctttaaaaagaatttaaaaatcaaattctaaAATTCAGAATTAGTCTTGGAAAATAACCACCAGCCTTTGGTTTCAGTTTTCTGACAGTAAAAATAAGAACAACAATTTAGCACGTGGGAACTGTAAATTCCCCCTGCTAAGCCTCAGAAGGGCACTTCAAAGTATCATGTTTTGAAAACACTGCAATCATATAAAGTAAACAGGATCTCCGAAAGGGAAAGAACCCAAGCTGGGAAACTGCATTACTATCAGGCCTCCACATacttcccttctctcctgcagcaggtggcaAGGCAAACTTCTCATCAGCCCTCGCACCTCAACCTGTGACTACAATGGCTGTCCAAGGAATGTTTTGAACTCTGAATTTccaatttttaagtatttttttgaaTTTCAAAAGATTCTCTCAGCTGTGCCCAATGACTTTCAACTCCACATTTTTCACAAGTCAGCTGAAGCGTGAGATATGTTTTCATGTATAGTTCTAGCTCTTTTTATCAGCACTGAAAACTGAATGGCATTGCTTTCACCTGggatgaaacaaaacagaaaggaaataaacctGCCCCTAAAAGAACTTAAGCCCAGATAACAATAATATGAtctaaataactaaaaaaaacctctctgctgAGTGTAcaaacaagtagaaaaaaatcccactcaaAGAGTTCAGTGTCAAATAAATGAGATCTGTCAAGTGGAGTCTTATGTGGGACTTGTCCAAATCAGTattcaattttttattaataaactgaATAACAAAACAGAGAACATCCTTTAAAAAGCTTTGGAAGTTGAAGTCAAACTATACTTGATGACAAGTATTTCTGCTTTAGCTAAGAATTCGTTTCTACCTCAATCTTGGCACAGTATGTGCTGTGCCATTTACCTTTGTGCAGCATTTGAACCAGTCATGGGCTAACAAAAATACTCCacctatatatttaaaaaaaagttttaaaaaaaatctagaaactCATGCAATAAGCATGCGTCCCAGCATGCTTTTGGCAGTTACATCTTTGTTATTTCATTTGcccaaaaagctttaaaaaacaggCTAAGATTAAAACGTATGCCATTActaatcagaagaaaagcatttctaaGGTCTAGAAACCATTTTTTGACCACTTCTGTAATGAACACAGCTGATTTTCTGAGTGCAATACCCTGTTTAGCAGTCCACACAAGTGATTATCAGTGCATAATCCCAGTAACAACTCACAATCACTCTTGTAAGGCAAGGCTAATAGATGTTAACGACCATCACCATCACTGACATTCCAAAAAATCAACACTTTCCCAAAACAGGAACATTTCTTACTGGAGATAAGGAGGATTCCACCTTCAGTAATTTCTGGAGCTTGTTTAAAGTGTTTTGACCAAGAGCTCCAAGATCTGTCTATTTTggtaaggggaaagaaaaaggggagaaaaaaaactgttGGAAATTAGGacaccattttctttttcctctcattgaAGGACAGGTACAGGCCATAAACTGCTAATTGTTTGGGAGTGTATCAAGCAGCTATCCATGATATTTGGGATAACCGTGATTCTCCTTTTTCCTACTAGAAAGTTTGTAAATAATGCCTCTGTTCAGGCAAACAGTTTAAGACTTTGGTGCACCAGGAAATTTGCATAAGTAATTGTTTATTTTAGTCGGTGAACCCACTTATTTAAATGATCTGCTTGTCTGGGAGCAGCAACCAGCAGATCTTTCTTTATTAATCTCCAGTACATGAAGTAAAACTTTATGTCCTATTAAATATAATAGgacataaatattaataatttaaagcaTTCTTGGGtgtgattttttaaaacacacttagaaaacattatttttggcAGTGTTACCATTACCTTTACCAGCACTCAAGAATCTTACATTTCTGGTTGAGGGTTTTGACTGTGTGCGAGACAAAAGTTTAAAAACCGAATGTCCTCTTTTCTGCAATGGTGAAGTAGTGAGAAAGGGTTGGAAACCACCTACAATTCCCATGAGCATGAGACATCTGACTGAAAAGCCACGTTGTTGGCTGGAGTATCCTGCTACACATTTACAGTCAGCTGCCCTTTTCCACTGTGGGTTTCACTACCACCCTGCCAGTACTTAAGAATGATGCTCCTCGCCCCTTATCAGCAGTCGCACTGTCACATTCTGGAGAGCCCATCACCGAGTGCAAAACAAACAGGAACCTGAATCATACACCCAACCGCTGAACACATGCAGGAATGTTACCCATagcaaaaagcaagcagaatATAAGCCTTTATTTCCCGGTGGGCAGAGGACTGCCCAACACAAGGTGACGCACTGCGATGTCTCATACAATAGGCCACCATCAACACCGCATGTTTCTGGTACAATTTTCTACCACAAATTATGTGAGAAACGAGCGCCCTGATGTTAGCACTGACAGCGCGACATGATAAACTTGCAAACGGGCTGCAGGAACAGCAGGAGAGGGAGGTGCAGATCTGATGGCCCTTCCCAGTTCTGTGGCCCTACCCTGAGGTTCAACCAAAGGCTTCTACCTCCTGTCTTCATCCAACGTGTCCCTCAGAAGAAAACACTAAGTTTCCTGTGAGGTTTCCCTCTGACTTTAAACCATAAGGACAGCAGGCAGCTGAACCACCTTGGTCTGACGATGCACGCAACCATCAGATGTCAGCACCTGCTCCTGTAGCTACAACATGAAAAAGGAACAAGCCTGTTACTTCCCCACCATAAAATCATATAAACCTGTAGAGGCGATAGCACTGTAAGGCACCGTATGTCTGCTTTCCCTCGGAGTTACAAGCCTGCGCTGCTTTAGTGACCAACAGCGAAGTGGGGCTCTGCCTGGGCTACGCCTGACGCCAGGCTTTCTGGAGGAGCCAGACCTTTCCTGACGGCAGAGCCGTTCCCCCGAAGCCCCAgccgcctcccccggcccgcGCTTCACCCGTTTCATATTTAAGCGGCCGGGGGTCACCGGGACACGCTCGTTCCTATACCCAGGCCGCCCTTCTGCCAAGCGGGGACACCCGTAAAGCCCGCGGGCGACAGCCGCCGACGGGGCGGGAGCGGGCCCCCCTCGGTGGGACGTTcggcctccccccgcccgccggccggcCGCCATTCTGCCAGGGCTGCTCGCTCCGCGgaaggcccggcccggcctcgggGGGACACGGCCGCCGCCTGTGGAGGCCCGCGGGCGGGCGGTCAGTCAGCaacggccgccccggccccgctcctccccTGGCGCTCCCCACCGGGCTGAGGCGAGGAGGGGAGAGCCGAGGAGGGGAGGGGACTCACCGCTTGGAGCGCCTTGGCCGACAGCCGCCATGGGCGCAGGTGCCGCCGGGTGCAGGCGAAGGGGCAGCGGGGCGGCTTGGCCTGCGGCTCGGTGGTCTCGTTGTAGACGGCGCCGTTCTCCatggccgcgccgccgccggctgCCAGCTTGGGAAAGCGAAAGCAAAAGGGCGGTGGCGGGAGGGgcggggaaggagaaggaaggcgGAGGCAGCCCGCTGGGCGCTGGTGGAACAAAGGCGCTTCCTGCGGTGGGCGCCATCGCTCCCCCCGgcaagggagggagggacggacGCCGAgtgagtgggtgggtgggtggggggctgCGGGCTCTTTGTGAGGGTGCAGTCACGGAGGGGTCACCTCAGGCCCCAGGTAGGGCTGTTCTCAGTTTTGTGAGGGGTGATTACTAAGAGGAGTTAACAAGATTATTTACGTGCCTGTTGCCACACGAGATTACGACATCGGGAGgattttttaaaccaaaactttCGCTGCTTACGCTCCTCATTATCGGAGAGAGAGAACAATGGTATCCCCGAGTCTCTACTAATACAGTGCCACACCTTTGCCCAGATAGACTGTTAAAAGAAGATACAGCTTTTGGTGCCAGCGTAGGAGGAGATTGAGCCCATTGTCTATAAGCAAAGGTGTGTTACATTCACTTACGTATTATTAATGTATTATCCACAGAACTATTGTGGTCCTTCATAGTCAAGTTCAGATACACTTCACTTAAATTCAGTCAAATACAATCTGCTAGTAGAAAAATGTTGATTTGCTTTCTTAACCTTAGCTTTATAGGTGCTTAGGGAACAGAGCAGGCTGTTCAGACGCTGCCTCTCTCTCAGAAGCACACAGTGAAGTCGATGGATGTGTGCTACCGTGACCCATGAGGTAGGTGCTATTTTTAACTCTGCCAAGGGCCACGGTTAACTGCACAGATGGAGTGGTATGGGACAGATAAAAGCAGTTAGGCCATGCTCTGTGCTGAACGACGCGTGACATCTCCCAGTAAGACAACACAAGCCAGGGGAACACGCAGGGTACAGGCTTGTCTGTGCCATAAGCAATGTTCAGCTGCAGGAATTGGCTTAGAGGCAAATGAGTAGGGCAAATCCTGTAATTCCCAAGGCATGGGAGTTTCCGCTAAAATAAGTAAGGTATCACCGTGGGTGTGCCCCAGCTTCTGCCTGGGTTTGGGATGAGTGTAACGtagctgtgctggcagcatcCCAGACTGCAGGACTGAGCAAGTAGGTGTAAGTCAGTAACATTTACTGTTACTACTTATGAGTGCCCAGTGCCTTCATTACCTTTTTTTACATTAGAGTATTATAAATAAGATTACATTACAGAGGCTGGCATCTCTCTCCTAAAGGAaattccctttttgttttcttccttgatAACATCTCAAAACTGGCTGAATAACTCCAGAGCCACAAAGTGTGTGACTAGGCTGTGCTGTGGTCTTAACAGAGATAGAAGCAATTATCAGTTCTTTTAAGGTGTTCGGTAGCATCTAAGGCTATTCTGTAGTCACTCCCTTTTGAATCTTTACCAATGTCTTAATGCAGCATTGCTAGATTATGCACACAGatgttaatattaaaaacaactgTCTTGAGGAGACTGCTTTTCAAGGACTCAGAGAAACACAAGACAAGCCCACAAAAGATAAAATACCCAGCAACATTTTCTAGTTTAAGAGTTGTTTTTCCTGTTCAGGCCTTCTCCAGGAAATACATATCAACGATGCATGAATTATAAAGGCTAGCTTGCCATTTAAAGCCTAACTTATTTAGGCCACTTTATTTGTAAGGAGGTGTAGGAAAAGCAAAACGACAGCAAAGTTACAGGAACTAAGATCATGTGACAGTGAAGGAATGAAAACTAGACAACAGCATAGGACCTGATAGCttaaaaatacttgaagtatTGTGTTAAAATGTACAAATGCTGCTGTTCACACACACTGCAGGTGTTCTTCACCCTTTTCATCAGCACTGTCTTTCAAGTACCATATCTCTCCTTTAAAGAGGAAATGCAAATCAAAACAACAGTTACAATAAGTAACAAGCCTGTTTAATGCAAATAACTGTAATTAGCTGGCTGTGATGTAACGGAAATCCCATTCCAGATGTACATCtattaatttccttctgtttataTGCTACATCTGATAGAATTTTCCAAAAAGATAAGTCTTTCTTCCTCCCCCATGGCCTCTGATGGAATGGCAGGACCAGAGCTAAAGGCAGGACATGGTGGCAGAGAAGCAGCCCTGGAGTTAGATCCTGAGCTATGGTAACATCTCCAGTCAGCCAGGCAGAGAGTGTGAGATCAGTAGAAGCAGATTAGCGATGAGTGACCTAGTTTTCTCCCTCATTACATCTTCTCCAAAGATACCCACCATAGTGACCAAAAAGCAATACCAATTAAGTTGAGAAAGCCACCTCATTAGGAGAGATTACAGTGTACACAGTATAGCTGTATGACAGTTGCTATTCCTTACCACTGatgctgaaataatttccaaaaagTGTGACCGAAGCTCCTTGATGCAGTTGAGTAAATGCCAGCCACTGGAATGAGGTGGATACAGGCCAGGGCTGCATCACTGTTTCCATAGAGTGATGCCCGGTGGCTCTGGCACTAGCTTTGTGCTGTGTTACAGTATGACGCTAAAGCCCAAGTCCCTCACACTCAGAATTGGCACCAGGGGTCCACTGACCTCACAAATGAATATTCTCCTTTTCCCATGTCCATAACTGCAGTtgtgagttttttttcttttcggaGGGTGAGGGAGAAGGAAGTAGAGGAATGGGAAGGCAGCTTAAAAGCCCAAACCACTGAAGGAGCTGGACTCAGTTTCTTTTGAAGGGTGATGAGGTTTATTGCTACTAAACAATTTGGggagctccactgaagtcagccAGGTGGAGGCACAGCTCTCTCCCTGGTCTCTTCTGGTGTTCCCACACAGGCATCTCAACAGCTTTTGTTCATGACTCTAGCCCCGTGTATTACATGAAGTAAATACAGGATGACTACCTAGCACATGGAATATTCTGAGTACTGCGACAAAGAGCTCAGAAAAGACTTGAACATGTTGCATTTGCTGAATCTTCTTCAGCTCTTGAGGCTCTATTTTTGGGCTCAGCATTGCAACTGAACTTCACAACCCCCTATCACCATACTAATGTGCTACAATGTGTGATTTTTAAACAGCTAAAGATGAAGAATTAGCATTTTTAACAACCATTCCTGAGTATCCCTTAtggcacaagagaaaaaaaacccttaactcTCCACGTTTCCCAAATGCAGGGTTAGGCCACCTCTTGTCAGTGGTTTCCTGCATGCATCTGCATGGCACAGAGAAGCATAAAGCCATGAGGTATTTGACAGGCAatggagctgcagctgcaggtgtCCTACTGCAAATTAAGTTTGCTTCCCAAGAAGAGACTGCAGCCCAACAGGCTGGTACTTGCATTTCAGATATATCACTAGAAATTTAAGGTTAGTATAACCTAAAAGTCACATGCACATTTCAGACTGccattttcaactgaaaaatatGAACTGTCTGAAAATGAAGTGGCCATTTACTAAAAATTTTTGAGCTTAGAATCTGCAGAACAGCTTTATTACAACCAGTCTATTCAAAGAACTGATGTAGGAACatggtagagaggaggaagagatttgTAAAATTTCCCCAAAACAGTTTAGTTTGAAGCTAATCAGCTCCTTGTCTACACAGAACTAGACCTGAAAGTCTAAAGGAATTTATTTGGTTTATTTAATTTGTAGTGGTTTTGCAGTATTCATACTGAAAAGAACTTAAAAAGTATTAATTGTTCTTTATCAAAAGATCATCCCCTGTGGTTCTTGTGTTAACTCTTTGCTTTCTGTATCTTGTGTGCTAGACTGAAATTTTGTACCAACTATCACTAAAGTATTAAAGGCACACAAAAGTGATTAGAAGCAAACTTATTTATTCATGCTGTTATCTTTTTCTAAAATTGGGGTCATCAGAAACCTAACCTATCTCCAGTTTAGGGCACAAAAGCATAATAAAGGATTATGCAGACATATCTTTGCCAAATTAGCTTAATTGTTTTAcccaatttatttctttcttacttttagGAGAACAGGGAGGATTCACCGGCACTACATGTTGTGAGAAGGGCTTTCTGTCACAGAGGCTCATTTTGCATGATAGTTCTGGTAAATCCCACCTTAATTGTCTACTCTCATCAAAGCTGTAGCCAGGGCAATTGCAGCTCAAGAAGACACAGCAACCAGCCCAGTAGTCTTGGTCTCAGAGGGAACAAGCCAAAGCTTATCAGGTTACACAGAAACACATTCTCACAGGTTTTCCTTTTGTGGTAAAGATACCTTAaagtcttttttccccaaacagatAGTGACTGTGTCAAGAGAATTTGGTTAGGCTTCTTTAGTCTTGAAGAATGAAAAGGCATGGTAGGGAGACAGCCTTtttgtaaataattatttttagaaaaaagcacaaaacaaacacaaagagcTGTCAGGGTTTAGGGAAGAAATGCATTTAGAAGCTTTAAATATGCAGAAGTGACATTTTGCCAACTTTTAAGAAGTGAAATTTTAATGAGTCATTAGTAAGGTTTTCCCCTGTCCCAGCCTCCAGAAAAGGGCACCTAGTACAATAGCTCTTAATGTACTCGTGTACATTACACGTGTAGTTTTCCATCTTTGGAAAGGGTGTTGTGCTTTGACAGTTGCTCAAATGAACTAAATTGAAGATTGCAGGAGctaaagttttctttcaaaaacctgGACAGTACCAACTAGTTTAAGATGTTGCCCTAGAATGCCGTTTCACCCTCCCAACACATACCACTGCAGTTGTAGGAGGAAGCGTACTAGTGATACGAGCAGGACCCCTTCTCTCAAGCATATTTCAAATTCTGTTTCAAGGAGTTTGCGTACAGAATCTAGAGAACTGTTTTGATACTGATGCATGCCCTGCATCCATGATtggaagcttaattttttttcttcaagacatCGTTTACTCTATAGAGTTGTTCATCAGCAGGTCATGCATTTCCTAATGTGTCACCTTTACTGAATCACTGCCATAAGCAAAATTTTAAGGACTCCAGCTTGAACAATTGATCCACAGTTA
The DNA window shown above is from Strix aluco isolate bStrAlu1 chromosome 1, bStrAlu1.hap1, whole genome shotgun sequence and carries:
- the CMTM6 gene encoding CKLF-like MARVEL transmembrane domain-containing protein 6, encoding MENGAVYNETTEPQAKPPRCPFACTRRHLRPWRLSAKALQAILSLLAVICEEIVEDCIECGGLYVFEFVSCSAFLLSLLILFVYCTDVYETFGEDKVQRMNFWAMPVIGVCFLLASIVLVATSSGSAVEGAAYVFGFLASGAFLAEIIIERFHSRKQTLDRCSENPGNTQSATENQPLNKQS